In Acanthopagrus latus isolate v.2019 chromosome 17, fAcaLat1.1, whole genome shotgun sequence, the following are encoded in one genomic region:
- the LOC119006631 gene encoding FXYD domain-containing ion transport regulator 3-like produces MSKISALVLMTLVSLVFAEEQNSEDDPFTFDYHRLRVGGLILAAVLCLIGITILFSGHCRCKFNQDKRRRTGSNAQQMLSDQGRSCDC; encoded by the exons ATGTCTAAGATCTCTGCTTTGGTGTTAATGACAC TTGTGTCGCTGGTGTTTGCAGAAGAACAGAACT CTGAGGATGACCCATTTACCTTTG ATTACCACAGACTGCGTGTCGGAGGCCTGATTCTAgctgctgtcctctgtctcATTGGCATCACCATCCTGTTCA GTGGCCACTGCAGGTGCAAGTTCAACCAGGACAAGAG gaggaggacaggaagcaATGCTCAGCAGATGCTCTCCGACCAAG GTCGTTCCTGTGACTGCTAG